Proteins from a genomic interval of Oscillospiraceae bacterium:
- a CDS encoding 2-isopropylmalate synthase has translation MREIKIFDTTLRDGEQAPGYSMDLQEKLEVARQLERLRVDVIEAGFAVASPGDLASVQTIARAVKEARVCSLARALPRDIDAAYEGVRDAVAPRIHIFLATSPIHMQYKLRMTPENVLEQTAAMVACAKKYCDDVQFSAEDATRSDRDFLVRVCEAAIRAGALTINLPDTVGYAYPGEMQELTAYVVAHTKGIEKVTLSVHCHDDLGLATANSLAGVLGGAAQVECTVNGIGERAGNASLEEIVMALHTRRSYFQARCRIDTQQIYRTSRLLQSVSGVPVPPNKAVVGANAFAHESGIHQHGVMAERTTYEIMTPASVGLPQNKMVLGKHSGRHAFEERLHALGFDLAPENMQTAFERFKVLADKKKFIQDADLEALVESRENTLPGMISLESFVINAGSVIDGTAIIKLRMGDKVVQRVAMGDGPVDASFKAINEIVGEEFSLESYQLGAVTEGGDAMGECVLRLSLRGRSVSGRGVSTDIIEATIRSYIHAVNKLMA, from the coding sequence ATGAGAGAGATCAAGATTTTCGATACGACGCTGCGCGATGGGGAACAGGCCCCCGGGTATTCGATGGATCTGCAGGAGAAGCTGGAGGTGGCCCGCCAGTTGGAGCGGCTGCGGGTAGATGTGATCGAGGCCGGATTTGCCGTCGCCTCGCCAGGCGACCTTGCTTCCGTCCAGACGATCGCGCGGGCGGTGAAGGAAGCCCGCGTGTGCAGCCTGGCCCGCGCACTGCCCAGGGACATCGACGCGGCCTACGAGGGCGTGCGCGACGCGGTGGCGCCTCGGATCCATATCTTTTTGGCCACCTCACCGATTCACATGCAGTATAAACTGCGTATGACGCCGGAAAATGTGCTGGAGCAGACGGCTGCGATGGTCGCCTGCGCAAAAAAATATTGTGACGACGTCCAGTTTTCGGCTGAGGACGCCACCCGCTCCGACCGGGACTTCTTGGTCCGGGTCTGCGAGGCGGCGATCCGAGCCGGCGCCCTCACAATCAATTTGCCGGACACGGTCGGGTACGCCTACCCCGGCGAGATGCAGGAGCTGACTGCTTATGTGGTGGCACATACAAAGGGGATCGAAAAAGTGACGCTTTCGGTGCACTGTCACGACGATTTGGGGCTCGCCACCGCCAATTCGCTGGCCGGCGTGCTGGGCGGCGCGGCGCAGGTCGAGTGCACGGTGAACGGCATCGGCGAGCGGGCCGGCAACGCGTCGCTGGAAGAGATCGTCATGGCGCTGCACACCCGCCGGTCCTATTTCCAGGCCCGGTGCCGCATCGATACACAGCAGATTTACCGCACCAGCCGCCTGCTGCAGTCGGTGTCCGGCGTCCCGGTGCCGCCGAACAAGGCCGTGGTCGGCGCCAACGCCTTCGCGCATGAATCCGGCATTCATCAGCACGGCGTGATGGCGGAGCGTACCACCTATGAGATTATGACGCCGGCCTCCGTGGGACTGCCGCAGAACAAAATGGTGCTGGGCAAGCACTCGGGCCGCCATGCCTTTGAGGAACGTCTGCATGCCCTCGGGTTCGACCTGGCGCCCGAAAATATGCAGACGGCGTTTGAGCGTTTTAAAGTCCTGGCCGACAAGAAAAAATTCATCCAAGACGCAGATCTGGAGGCCTTGGTTGAGAGCCGGGAGAACACGCTGCCCGGCATGATTTCTCTCGAAAGCTTCGTGATAAACGCGGGTAGCGTGATCGACGGTACAGCCATCATCAAGCTGCGTATGGGGGACAAAGTGGTACAGCGCGTGGCGATGGGCGACGGGCCAGTCGACGCGTCTTTCAAAGCCATCAACGAGATTGTGGGAGAAGAGTTCTCGCTGGAGAGCTACCAGCTCGGCGCCGTCACCGAGGGCGGCGACGCGATGGGAGAGTGCGTGCTGCGGTTGAGCCTGCGCGGGCGTTCCGTCTCCGGTCGGGGCGTCTCCACCGATATCATCGAGGCCACCATCAGGTCGTATATCCACGCCGTGAACAAATTGATGGCATAG